From Estrella lausannensis:
TTAAATCGCGTTAGATTATAACACAACATATTAGATATTGAGAACATTTTTCAATTAGAGATTAATCGAACGATGAGAAGACAGGACGCGAGCCTGCCGCGAAAGAACTTGAGAGACTGTCTCAAAAAGAGTCCAAAAATGGAAGCGACTGCTTCTATAAATTTATTTTTTTGAAAAAAAGCTGCCTGATTTAACCCAGATTCTTTCGGCATAAGCCCCAAGCAGCCAGAAGGAAGCACCCAGTAAAGCAAAGAAGAGCGCGAGCGGCATCTTGTCCCAGAAATGCTCAAAATAACGGGTATAGAGGTTGATGAAAAGAAAGGTCAGTCCAAAACCTCTGAACCCACTGTCATCTAGCTTGACACCCAGATAGATCGCAGCAATGCTACCGGCTAAAAAGATCAGGGACCAGTGGAGCAGCTCAAAGCGGCCTGCATCTGACCACACGTCCATATCCCCGTAGTTACCGAAGATGGATAGAACCCAAAGAGAGACAAAGCCGTAGAGAAGCCCGATGTTTTTAGTGACGGCATAAAGAGGGCGGAATGAATTAAAATCCCTTAGCGCAAGCGCTATCAAAACCAACGAAACGCCAAAGAAGAAGAAACGGAGTGGATAGTTGATGCCCAGCCAATAGGCGCCAAATCCAGACACATAGCCTGTCTCTGCCCCAAAGTAACCGCCTGCAAGTATTAGTGCGTAACAAAAAATCAGCGGTGATTTGAGCAGATAGCCAAGAGTGGCAAAGAGTACGCACGAAAAGAGCAAAAGGTTAAGCTCTCCCTCGGTGCCCCATTGCATGGAAACCCCTACGCTGTTTAGGGCAAAAGAGAGAAACACGCATCCCAAGAACATGACACCTTCGTTGGTGACCCTTTTCGATGGATGCTGTTGACTCCTTCGGTATCCGACGAAGAATGACACAGCCGCCAGGCACGAAAAAACGACAGCAAAGCCGATATCCGGCTGCTTGAAGATGGAAGTGATAAGGTCGATCACGACACTGGTTGAAAGCAAGGTCAAGGAGGCGATGATAAGGGATACGACTGCCGCCCATATCGCGTAGCGGGTGATCCGCCTCCAGTCAAAAGAGTCCTCTACAATGTGGGCCTCTATTGATTTGGCCACTTCCTCTGAAATGACACTCTCGCTAACAAGCCCGCGGCACAGCTCCTTGACAAAAAGAGCCTGTTTTTTGCTGACGTGGAACATAATCACCTCTCCTCTAAAGCCGCAGCCAAAACTCACATCATACCGATCTGAGTTTGTAGACGTCTAAGTCAGGCTATTGGGGAGAGTTATAAGTTTTCTCCCAAATCTTCTTAGTCCTGGTGTTTAGAAAGGCTCCCAATTTCCAATAAGGAACCGGAAACGCCTCAAAGTGCTCGGTATCTAAAAAAGCAACCCTGCCGTCTTTGCAAAAAGGAATATTGTCGATATAGACCGAGTCCTTTAACCCCAGTGTGGATAGCAGAGTATACAATTTTTTTAAAAACGGTTCTTTTAAGTTCCCCTTCTTCCACAATTTCCAGTTCGTTTCAGGCGCATGCTTCCGTACATTTTCAACCACCAAAACAAAATGCACACCCTGCACGGATCGAAGCCTTTCTTCGGATTGGAGTGGATAGAGCCATTTTCCCGGCACCTTAAAGATTTTCCCCCATCCTTTCTCCTCGATCATCTTGCCGATCGCTAAGGCCCCCTCAATCCGTCGCATCAGCGGCTTCCACTCATCGATAACCTCTTGATCATCCAAGAAGAGTTTGAAGAGGTAGCCCTTGATGGCAAAGTGCTTGGCTACAACAGTGTGCCGCCCTCCCCTCCAGTGAGGGGCAAAGAAGTGATGGCGATTGAACGCTGCCTTATTGCTCAGCACATCCGCATCTGCAAAAATTTTATCCAATTTTTTCCGTAGCGGATGGTGATAGGGAAGCAAATACGGTTGCACTAACGCCCAATCCGTCTCATTCATGGAGGCTGGCTTTACGAACCCTTCCGCCTGGCAGATACCGGGCAGGTGAAGTAGTGCTATCAGGAAAGCAATCAGTAATTTCATGGGCGGTCAACTTCTTTAATTGCAAGAGTTGGAGAATAACTTCCCACATAGGTTCTTTTCCACCAGTTTCCAGTTTTCGACAGTTCCTTGAAGTCGGTAAACACATATTCATAGGCAAGGGCCCTGATAAGACGCGGAGGCTTTTCCGGAAAAGGGTTAAGTCTGAGCAATCCTAGCACCT
This genomic window contains:
- a CDS encoding DUF2157 domain-containing protein is translated as MFHVSKKQALFVKELCRGLVSESVISEEVAKSIEAHIVEDSFDWRRITRYAIWAAVVSLIIASLTLLSTSVVIDLITSIFKQPDIGFAVVFSCLAAVSFFVGYRRSQQHPSKRVTNEGVMFLGCVFLSFALNSVGVSMQWGTEGELNLLLFSCVLFATLGYLLKSPLIFCYALILAGGYFGAETGYVSGFGAYWLGINYPLRFFFFGVSLVLIALALRDFNSFRPLYAVTKNIGLLYGFVSLWVLSIFGNYGDMDVWSDAGRFELLHWSLIFLAGSIAAIYLGVKLDDSGFRGFGLTFLFINLYTRYFEHFWDKMPLALFFALLGASFWLLGAYAERIWVKSGSFFSKK